A single window of Sporosarcina sp. FSL W7-1349 DNA harbors:
- the mgtE gene encoding magnesium transporter: MTMHEEYKEEIIYDEEKLQELLEGRNIREFREEYFMLHPYDRAKFYEKVGPELRRTIYQYLSPKELAEIFETSEIAEDEYRNFLQEMDTTYAADMISYMFVDNAVDVLNELDKSQVVSYLTLMNKEAAAEIKALLHYEEYTAGSIMTTEYVTVPENSTVRSAMTILRNEAPGAETIYYVFVVDDDNHLTGVVSLRDLIIADEDTLIRSIMSERVVNVLVSEDQEEVARMIKDYNLLAMPVVDFQNHILGIITVDDIIDVLDEEASDDYSKLAAVSNMDTFDRNSISAAKKRLPWLLILLVLGMLTANLIDLFTETISKVALLAAFIPLIAGTAGNSGTQALAVAVRGIATRDVEDESKFKLLLREAGTGLITGLLCAIFVVALIYVWKHEFLIGLLVGAAILVSIFVATISGSFIPLFMHRLKIDPAVASGPFITTLNDVISIIIYLGLATLFLSDL; encoded by the coding sequence ATGACAATGCATGAAGAATATAAAGAAGAAATTATTTATGATGAGGAAAAGTTACAGGAATTGTTGGAAGGGCGGAATATCCGGGAATTCCGTGAAGAGTATTTCATGCTTCACCCGTATGATCGGGCAAAGTTTTATGAGAAGGTAGGCCCCGAACTGCGCCGGACGATTTACCAATATTTATCTCCGAAAGAGCTCGCGGAAATTTTCGAGACGAGTGAGATTGCAGAAGACGAATATCGGAATTTCCTTCAGGAGATGGACACGACCTATGCGGCTGACATGATTTCCTATATGTTCGTCGATAACGCGGTCGATGTCCTGAATGAATTGGACAAATCACAAGTCGTCAGCTACCTGACTTTGATGAATAAAGAAGCCGCTGCCGAGATTAAGGCCTTGCTGCATTACGAAGAATATACTGCCGGTTCCATCATGACGACGGAGTATGTCACGGTGCCGGAAAACTCCACTGTCCGTTCGGCTATGACCATTTTGCGCAATGAAGCACCGGGTGCGGAGACGATTTATTATGTATTCGTTGTGGATGACGACAACCACTTGACCGGAGTTGTCTCGCTTCGGGACCTGATCATTGCCGATGAGGATACGCTCATCCGTTCTATCATGAGCGAACGTGTCGTCAATGTTCTCGTGTCTGAAGACCAGGAAGAAGTCGCCCGGATGATCAAAGACTATAACTTGCTCGCCATGCCGGTTGTTGATTTCCAAAACCATATACTGGGTATTATTACAGTCGATGATATTATCGACGTCTTAGATGAAGAAGCGTCCGATGACTATTCCAAACTCGCGGCCGTTTCCAATATGGATACATTTGACCGTAATTCCATTTCGGCAGCGAAAAAGAGGTTGCCGTGGCTTCTCATCCTGCTTGTACTCGGGATGTTGACGGCAAACCTCATCGATTTATTTACGGAAACAATATCCAAAGTGGCTTTGCTTGCCGCATTTATCCCATTGATCGCCGGGACTGCAGGAAATAGTGGAACGCAAGCGCTTGCCGTAGCGGTACGCGGAATTGCAACACGGGATGTGGAAGACGAAAGCAAATTCAAACTGCTCCTCCGGGAAGCTGGAACCGGGTTGATCACGGGCTTGCTTTGCGCGATTTTCGTCGTCGCGCTCATCTATGTGTGGAAACATGAATTTCTCATCGGCCTTCTCGTTGGCGCGGCGATTCTCGTCTCCATATTCGTCGCGACTATTTCCGGTTCATTCATCCCATTATTCATGCATAGACTGAAAATCGACCCAGCTGTCGCATCCGGTCCATTCATCACCACACTGAATGACGTCATCAGTATTATTATTTATCTAGGTCTTGCCACACTTTTCCTCAGCGATCTTTGA
- the prpE gene encoding bis(5'-nucleosyl)-tetraphosphatase PrpE, translated as MKFDIIGDIHGCYDELLALIDKLGYEMKHDVPIHPDGRKLAFVGDAMDRGPNSLETLELLFRMQDDRILHYSPGNHCNKFYRFAKGNHVEQVHGLETTVAELNGLPSGKRLDFLKRYRKFYEALELYQILDDGKLVIAHAGIRESMIGEPESKKIRVFVTYGDVTGERHPDGRPVRRDWAKTYKGSPFIVYGHTPVRKARFLNNTVNIDTGCVFGGTLTALRYPEMVIVDTPSLQPYMPDRFTVFD; from the coding sequence ATGAAATTTGATATTATAGGCGATATCCACGGTTGTTACGACGAACTATTAGCATTGATTGACAAACTGGGCTATGAAATGAAACATGATGTACCGATCCATCCAGATGGCCGGAAGCTTGCATTCGTCGGGGACGCAATGGACCGCGGTCCGAATTCACTGGAAACATTAGAACTATTATTCCGCATGCAGGACGACAGAATTCTACATTATTCCCCGGGAAATCATTGTAATAAATTTTACCGCTTCGCAAAAGGGAATCATGTCGAACAAGTTCACGGCCTTGAAACGACGGTCGCCGAGTTGAATGGACTCCCGAGCGGCAAGCGTCTTGATTTTCTAAAACGGTATCGGAAATTTTACGAAGCCTTGGAACTCTATCAAATATTGGACGATGGGAAACTGGTCATCGCACATGCCGGCATACGGGAAAGCATGATCGGCGAACCGGAATCAAAAAAAATCCGAGTGTTCGTAACGTATGGCGATGTCACCGGTGAACGACATCCGGATGGGCGGCCAGTCAGGAGGGATTGGGCCAAAACGTATAAAGGCTCTCCTTTCATCGTCTATGGCCATACACCTGTCCGGAAGGCCCGTTTCCTGAATAATACGGTGAACATCGACACCGGTTGTGTTTTCGGCGGCACCTTGACCGCCCTCCGCTATCCCGAGATGGTAATTGTCGATACACCATCCCTGCAGCCTTATATGCCCGACCGATTTACAGTTTTCGACTGA
- a CDS encoding RluA family pseudouridine synthase, whose amino-acid sequence MNKPDFRFRLQFEVEEQNILLREFLHSKGISKRTLTALKYEGGALQVNGTERTVRHPLVSGDRVTVVFPEERPSEGLRPEDGALSVIYEDEALLILDKPANRSTIPSRDHPDGSLANWVAGKFKKEGVPATVHIVTRLDRDTSGLLCIAKNRHIHHLLSEQFKVRGIYRNYLAIAEGHLPSGRFTIEQPIGRKEGSIIEREVREDGKYARTDVELLSHHRVNGEELSFISLVLHTGRTHQIRVHLQWSGHPLAGDDLYGGARKLIERQALHCGVLGFVHPLTGEEMMFRSEIPADMLQLISKDHGVISRKL is encoded by the coding sequence ATGAATAAGCCCGATTTCCGGTTTCGACTTCAATTCGAGGTGGAAGAACAAAATATCCTACTGCGGGAATTCCTTCATTCCAAAGGGATCTCAAAAAGGACGTTGACTGCGTTGAAGTATGAAGGCGGGGCCCTCCAAGTGAACGGCACGGAACGTACGGTACGGCATCCGCTCGTGTCTGGCGACCGGGTGACAGTGGTTTTTCCGGAGGAGCGTCCAAGTGAAGGGCTTCGACCTGAAGACGGAGCCCTTTCCGTCATTTATGAAGATGAAGCTTTGCTCATTTTAGACAAGCCTGCAAACCGGAGCACAATTCCGTCGAGGGATCACCCGGACGGTTCCCTTGCCAATTGGGTGGCAGGGAAATTTAAAAAGGAAGGGGTTCCGGCGACGGTCCACATTGTCACGCGCTTGGACCGGGACACGTCGGGATTGCTTTGCATTGCAAAAAATCGTCATATTCATCATTTATTGAGCGAGCAGTTTAAAGTGCGGGGTATTTACCGGAATTATTTGGCGATTGCGGAAGGGCATCTTCCATCCGGCCGATTCACAATCGAGCAGCCGATCGGACGGAAAGAGGGAAGTATTATTGAAAGGGAAGTTCGGGAAGATGGGAAATATGCGAGGACGGATGTCGAGTTGCTTTCCCATCACAGGGTGAATGGGGAAGAACTCTCTTTCATTTCCCTTGTCCTGCATACAGGAAGGACGCATCAGATCCGGGTCCATTTGCAATGGTCCGGGCACCCATTGGCGGGGGATGACCTATATGGGGGGGCGAGAAAGTTGATCGAGCGGCAGGCATTGCACTGCGGGGTGCTGGGATTCGTTCATCCATTAACTGGAGAAGAAATGATGTTCCGAAGTGAAATCCCCGCAGACATGCTGCAACTTATCAGTAAGGATCATGGCGTCATCAGTCGAAAACTGTAA
- a CDS encoding NAD kinase: protein MKFAIQSRNDKLSNELMEQAKKYLTEFGLVFDEEEPEIVLSIGGDGTLLHAFHKYIHRLEDTSFVGIHTGHLGFYADWKPSEIEKLVIAIARKEYEAADYPLLEVTINYQHYQKSTKYLALNESTVKSPEVTFVMDVELNGEHFERFRGDGLCISTPSGSTAYNKALGGAIIHPAIPALQLTEMASINNRVFRTVGSPLVLPKHHSLMLVPVNGPDFMLTIDHLQLLHKDVKSIEYKVAEEKVRFARFRPFPFWKRVSDSFVASEVENE, encoded by the coding sequence ATGAAATTCGCAATCCAGTCAAGAAATGATAAATTATCGAACGAGCTAATGGAGCAGGCTAAAAAATATTTGACGGAGTTTGGCTTGGTTTTTGATGAAGAAGAGCCAGAAATCGTCCTTTCGATCGGCGGTGATGGCACGCTTCTCCATGCGTTCCATAAATATATCCATCGATTGGAGGATACGTCGTTTGTCGGAATTCATACAGGCCATCTTGGATTCTATGCGGATTGGAAACCTTCTGAAATTGAAAAACTTGTCATTGCCATTGCGCGAAAAGAATATGAAGCGGCGGATTATCCGCTGCTCGAAGTGACGATTAATTATCAGCATTACCAGAAGAGCACTAAATATTTGGCGCTGAATGAATCGACGGTCAAGTCCCCGGAAGTGACGTTCGTCATGGATGTCGAGTTAAATGGGGAGCATTTTGAGCGATTCCGGGGCGACGGCTTATGTATTTCCACGCCATCCGGCTCCACCGCTTATAATAAAGCGCTTGGAGGAGCCATCATCCATCCGGCCATCCCGGCACTTCAATTGACGGAAATGGCATCCATCAATAACCGGGTCTTCCGGACGGTCGGATCGCCACTCGTTTTGCCGAAACACCATAGCTTGATGCTCGTTCCGGTGAATGGGCCGGATTTCATGTTGACGATCGATCATCTACAATTGCTTCATAAAGATGTGAAATCGATTGAATACAAGGTAGCGGAGGAAAAGGTCCGGTTTGCCAGATTCCGACCATTCCCCTTCTGGAAACGGGTCTCCGACTCATTCGTCGCGAGTGAAGTGGAAAATGAATAA
- a CDS encoding GTP pyrophosphokinase, which yields MKEWNEFLQPYKQAVSELKVKLKGLRAQYELEEVHTPVEFVTGRVKPLPSIYDKTLEKGIPFIPSSELAAEIPDIAGLRIMCQFVDDIRTVVDALRERKDIRVVEERDYIARKKPSGYRSYHMIIEYPVQTIHGEKTIFAEIQIRTLSMNFWASIEHSLNYKYEGEMPEKIRQRLERAAEAAFQLDEEMSQIRDEIQEAQQYFTAYKETANRSYSNKKKKGGRKG from the coding sequence TTGAAAGAGTGGAATGAATTTCTACAACCGTATAAACAAGCGGTCTCCGAATTGAAGGTAAAGCTGAAAGGGTTGCGCGCCCAATATGAATTGGAGGAAGTCCACACGCCGGTCGAATTCGTGACTGGACGGGTCAAACCGCTTCCGAGTATTTACGACAAAACGTTGGAAAAAGGAATCCCTTTTATACCGTCGAGTGAACTTGCTGCAGAGATCCCGGATATCGCGGGTCTCCGTATTATGTGCCAGTTTGTCGATGATATCCGGACGGTCGTGGATGCCTTGCGGGAACGGAAAGATATACGGGTGGTTGAGGAGCGGGATTACATCGCCCGGAAAAAGCCGAGCGGTTATCGGTCGTACCATATGATCATCGAATATCCGGTACAGACGATTCATGGGGAGAAGACAATCTTCGCCGAAATCCAGATCCGTACGTTATCGATGAATTTCTGGGCATCTATCGAACACTCCTTGAACTATAAATACGAGGGCGAAATGCCTGAAAAGATTCGGCAACGGTTGGAGCGCGCTGCAGAAGCGGCCTTTCAGCTGGATGAAGAAATGTCGCAAATTCGCGATGAAATCCAAGAGGCACAGCAATATTTCACGGCCTATAAAGAAACGGCCAATCGGAGTTATTCGAATAAGAAAAAGAAGGGAGGGCGAAAGGGATGA
- a CDS encoding UPF0738 family protein — MAIQNIVERGFESDGKIHFVMNDTASRPTGEPAGKMITDSDGLAFVYLFEQEEGYGQLRFPENVWPHMVDALETGVDPVLSWQDDIIPLVGFKEELTMLVYNIEGNDNYGEAFSTSVEHAFGSILQDAE, encoded by the coding sequence GTGGCTATTCAAAATATTGTAGAACGCGGATTCGAATCAGATGGAAAAATCCATTTTGTAATGAATGATACCGCTAGCCGTCCTACGGGTGAACCAGCCGGAAAAATGATCACGGATTCAGATGGGCTGGCATTCGTTTATTTATTTGAACAAGAAGAAGGGTATGGGCAGCTCCGTTTTCCGGAGAACGTCTGGCCGCACATGGTGGACGCTTTAGAAACAGGCGTCGATCCCGTCCTCTCCTGGCAAGATGACATCATTCCGCTCGTCGGATTCAAGGAAGAACTGACGATGCTAGTTTATAACATAGAGGGTAACGATAATTATGGGGAGGCCTTTTCCACATCTGTCGAGCACGCTTTCGGTTCGATTTTGCAGGATGCGGAATAA
- a CDS encoding lytic transglycosylase domain-containing protein, with amino-acid sequence MDVRSIRTLMEINSLQSLGSVQSYADLSNSSPALFQMMLEDMIQSTSMTDSLSSVSTMTIESATSPDPLRYGGMNPVFIPDMFSPVQANNIVNLPATRQTDASEGAYATIIKQAAEKYNIPEKLIASVIRQESNFNNTVVSRAGAQGLMQLMPGTARFLGVTNSFDPVQNIMGGTKYLRQMLDQFGGNIEHALAAYNAGPGNVKKHGGIPPFKETQQYVKKVLGYFQG; translated from the coding sequence ATGGATGTACGTTCAATCCGTACATTGATGGAAATCAATTCACTGCAATCCCTTGGAAGCGTCCAATCGTATGCGGACCTATCCAATTCCTCACCCGCCCTGTTTCAAATGATGCTCGAGGATATGATCCAAAGTACTTCCATGACGGACTCCTTGTCATCCGTATCGACCATGACAATTGAATCCGCAACGTCACCAGACCCATTGCGGTACGGTGGGATGAACCCGGTTTTCATTCCTGATATGTTCTCTCCCGTACAAGCTAACAATATAGTAAACCTTCCGGCTACGCGACAGACTGATGCGAGTGAAGGTGCATATGCAACTATCATTAAACAGGCAGCTGAGAAATATAATATACCCGAAAAGCTGATTGCTTCGGTCATCCGGCAAGAATCCAATTTCAACAATACAGTGGTGAGCCGGGCAGGTGCCCAAGGGCTGATGCAGCTCATGCCAGGCACGGCGAGATTTCTTGGAGTGACTAATAGTTTTGACCCCGTCCAGAATATTATGGGGGGCACGAAATATTTGCGCCAAATGCTGGATCAATTCGGCGGCAATATCGAGCATGCGCTCGCCGCTTATAATGCGGGACCTGGAAATGTGAAAAAGCATGGCGGGATTCCTCCGTTCAAAGAAACCCAACAATATGTCAAGAAAGTGCTTGGCTATTTTCAGGGGTGA
- a CDS encoding globin domain-containing protein: protein MTRKPLIPYEEIGAEKLSDLIDRFYEKVAKHPDLYPIFPDDLTETARKQKQFQTQYLGGPNLYTEEHGHPMMKARHMPFPITPVRAEAWLSCMSEAMDEVGLEGPFREMYYKRLVMTAHHMVNRIGEDRP, encoded by the coding sequence ATGACTCGAAAACCTTTGATCCCTTATGAGGAGATCGGTGCGGAAAAGTTGTCGGACCTAATCGATAGATTTTATGAGAAAGTTGCAAAGCACCCGGACTTGTACCCGATTTTCCCAGATGACCTGACGGAAACAGCACGGAAACAAAAACAATTTCAAACCCAATATTTAGGTGGACCTAATTTATATACGGAAGAACACGGCCATCCGATGATGAAAGCACGCCATATGCCTTTTCCCATCACGCCGGTGCGGGCGGAGGCATGGCTTTCTTGTATGTCTGAAGCGATGGATGAAGTGGGACTCGAAGGGCCCTTTCGGGAAATGTACTACAAGCGCCTCGTCATGACTGCACATCATATGGTCAATCGTATCGGGGAGGATCGTCCGTGA
- a CDS encoding DsbA family protein codes for MNRRILLDNPISPSSATTRPIELYVFIDPLCTDCWLLQPILRKLQIQYERYFTLRIALRTSMPAMNMKCLETNEDPKACSKLHPSFPSIAVKAAEFQGKRAGFRFLSKMLEYSFLKSRNVSSFSVLVEIAKKVNLDVDEFIRDFSSKNVLRALQVDLYLASEMEVETAPTFVYFNENIEDEGLKVSGLYTFAVYEQILEELLGESLFPDLPPTLDDLLHRFDTLTTEEIADIYRISEKSAERELKKRLLQQHVERLLVQDTTLWRRKPTTL; via the coding sequence GTGAATCGGCGAATCCTTTTGGACAATCCGATCAGTCCGTCGTCAGCAACGACCCGGCCGATCGAATTGTATGTTTTCATCGATCCGCTTTGTACCGACTGCTGGTTGCTGCAGCCGATTTTGCGTAAATTGCAAATCCAGTACGAGCGCTATTTCACACTTCGGATTGCTCTTCGGACATCCATGCCGGCGATGAACATGAAATGTCTCGAAACGAATGAGGATCCGAAGGCTTGTAGTAAACTACACCCTTCCTTTCCAAGCATTGCTGTCAAAGCCGCCGAGTTTCAAGGAAAGCGAGCCGGGTTCCGGTTTCTCTCCAAAATGTTGGAATATTCATTTTTAAAATCCCGCAATGTCTCCTCCTTTTCGGTTCTTGTGGAGATTGCGAAAAAGGTCAATCTGGACGTCGACGAGTTCATCCGTGACTTTTCATCCAAAAACGTCCTGCGCGCTTTACAAGTGGATTTATATTTAGCAAGCGAAATGGAAGTTGAAACAGCCCCGACCTTTGTTTATTTTAATGAAAATATCGAAGATGAAGGGTTGAAAGTGAGCGGTCTCTACACCTTTGCCGTGTATGAACAAATTCTCGAAGAGCTCCTCGGGGAATCGCTATTCCCTGACCTGCCTCCGACGCTCGATGACCTGCTTCATCGTTTCGACACCTTGACGACGGAAGAGATCGCCGACATCTACCGGATATCCGAAAAATCCGCAGAACGCGAACTCAAAAAACGTCTCCTGCAACAACATGTGGAACGTCTCCTCGTCCAAGACACTACGCTTTGGCGTAGAAAGCCTACGACTTTATAA
- a CDS encoding nuclease-related domain-containing protein: MLDGLPRLLARLPLNHRKVPEIKSQLYRINMGYSGECNADQYLERYQFSKSTQILTNVHLRTSSGFTFEVDTLILSEKFVLIVEVKNLKGIIRFVQNPPHLRQVLETGEETILNCPYSQIETNKSNLNEWFRQQGIQLKSIGLLVLSNPNTIVKEAPPFFPIVYKKQIPHHLQKLESYETILKPSQIHEISRKILANQASFNPYPLCSYYSIDVKELRRGLLCRYCNNLLNRKNRETWLCTICGKVAEDPYNEGISDWIKLVKNTITNEECKVFLGLKDSNAARYALSKSSLIKKGKSTATFYIPGVKSGNK; the protein is encoded by the coding sequence TTGCTCGACGGGCTACCACGCTTATTGGCCCGGTTGCCTTTAAACCATCGAAAAGTCCCGGAGATAAAATCGCAACTGTATCGGATAAATATGGGGTATTCAGGAGAATGCAATGCTGATCAGTATTTAGAGCGTTATCAATTTTCCAAGTCGACGCAAATATTGACGAATGTTCACTTAAGAACCTCATCCGGTTTTACATTTGAAGTAGATACTTTGATTTTATCTGAGAAATTTGTATTAATAGTAGAAGTCAAAAACCTCAAAGGTATTATTCGGTTTGTTCAAAATCCTCCACATCTTAGACAAGTACTTGAAACAGGCGAGGAAACCATATTAAATTGTCCTTATTCCCAAATTGAAACGAATAAATCAAATTTAAATGAATGGTTCCGCCAGCAAGGTATCCAACTGAAATCCATTGGGCTACTTGTTCTTTCCAACCCAAACACCATAGTTAAAGAAGCCCCGCCATTCTTTCCAATCGTGTACAAAAAACAAATCCCGCATCATCTTCAGAAACTAGAGTCCTATGAAACGATTTTGAAGCCATCGCAAATTCACGAAATATCCAGGAAAATATTAGCGAATCAAGCCAGCTTTAACCCCTATCCATTATGTTCTTACTATAGTATAGATGTCAAAGAGCTTCGGAGAGGATTACTTTGCCGATATTGCAATAACCTGCTTAACCGGAAAAACCGGGAAACCTGGCTTTGTACGATCTGTGGAAAGGTGGCAGAGGATCCCTATAATGAAGGGATTTCCGATTGGATAAAGCTTGTGAAAAATACAATAACCAATGAAGAGTGCAAGGTGTTTCTAGGATTAAAAGATTCAAATGCGGCCCGCTATGCCCTTTCTAAATCTTCTTTAATTAAAAAAGGAAAATCGACCGCTACTTTTTATATACCGGGAGTCAAAAGTGGGAATAAATGA
- the pepF gene encoding oligoendopeptidase F has translation MTSESKNKVLTREEVKEDETWRLEDIFETDEAWEQEYKAIEEFVKKADSYKGTLRNGAEALYDALTYRDKLSEKLRRLYTYAHLKADQDTTNSFYQALDSRAKTLYVKVSTALSFFLPELLSIDEEELDRLVDSHKGLQLYKQEFREINTQRPHVLPAEQESLIAQLAEVTGNPAETFNMLNNADLTFPMVKDESGEEAELSHGRYIRFLESDDPSVREGAFKAMFSKYKEFQNTFASTLSGAVKSHNVNARIRNYGSAREAAMSNNHIPETVYENLVSTINKNVHLLQRYVALRKKVYGLDELHMWDLYAPLIKEANTKITYPEAEETMLKSFQPLGEDYVSIVKEGLENRWVDVRENKGKRSGAYSSGSFGTNPYILMNWQDNINNLFTLAHEFGHSVHSYYSRNNQPFIYSGYSIFVAEVASTVNEAILNDYLLKTTEDEQKRIYLLNYWLDGFRGTVFRQTMFAEFEHMIHQLDQQGVALTSEKLTEEYYALNKKYFGDDLVVDEEIGLEWARIPHFYYNYYVYQYATGYSAAVALSHQILTEGEPAVERYINNFLKAGSSDYPIEVLKKAGVDMTSAAPIEEACRVFEERLNELESLLLK, from the coding sequence ATGACAAGTGAATCAAAGAACAAAGTATTGACCCGAGAGGAAGTCAAGGAGGATGAGACATGGCGCCTCGAGGATATTTTCGAAACGGACGAGGCTTGGGAGCAGGAATACAAAGCGATTGAAGAATTTGTGAAAAAAGCGGATTCTTATAAAGGCACGCTCCGTAATGGCGCGGAAGCCCTATATGATGCGTTGACATACCGGGATAAATTATCCGAAAAATTGCGGCGGCTTTATACGTATGCACATTTGAAGGCGGATCAGGATACGACGAACAGCTTCTATCAAGCGCTGGATAGCCGGGCAAAAACGCTGTACGTGAAAGTTTCGACGGCGCTCTCCTTCTTCTTGCCGGAGCTCCTTTCTATCGATGAGGAAGAGCTGGACCGCTTAGTGGATTCCCATAAAGGACTTCAACTGTATAAGCAGGAATTCCGGGAAATCAACACACAACGGCCGCATGTGCTTCCTGCTGAACAGGAGTCGCTCATTGCCCAATTGGCAGAGGTGACAGGAAACCCGGCCGAAACATTCAATATGCTGAACAACGCCGATTTGACGTTCCCAATGGTCAAGGACGAGAGTGGGGAAGAGGCCGAATTATCCCATGGCCGCTATATCCGATTTTTGGAAAGCGACGACCCTAGCGTCCGAGAAGGGGCCTTCAAGGCGATGTTCTCGAAGTATAAAGAGTTCCAGAATACCTTTGCCTCGACATTATCCGGTGCGGTGAAAAGCCATAATGTCAACGCCCGGATTCGCAACTACGGTTCCGCCCGTGAAGCCGCCATGTCGAATAACCATATCCCTGAAACGGTTTATGAAAACTTGGTATCGACTATTAATAAAAACGTCCATCTGTTGCAACGCTACGTAGCATTGCGGAAAAAGGTGTATGGACTGGATGAACTGCATATGTGGGATCTATATGCGCCGCTCATCAAGGAAGCCAATACAAAAATCACCTACCCGGAAGCGGAAGAGACGATGCTGAAAAGTTTCCAGCCGCTCGGCGAGGATTATGTGTCGATTGTCAAGGAAGGGTTGGAGAACCGCTGGGTCGATGTCCGAGAGAATAAAGGGAAGCGGTCGGGTGCCTACTCTTCAGGCTCATTCGGCACGAATCCATACATTCTGATGAACTGGCAAGACAATATTAATAATTTGTTCACGTTAGCTCATGAATTCGGGCATAGCGTTCACAGCTATTACTCCCGGAACAACCAGCCGTTCATCTACAGCGGCTATTCCATTTTCGTCGCAGAAGTCGCCTCCACAGTGAATGAAGCGATTCTGAATGATTATTTATTAAAAACGACTGAGGACGAACAGAAACGGATCTATCTACTCAATTACTGGCTCGACGGATTCCGGGGAACGGTTTTCCGTCAGACGATGTTTGCTGAATTTGAGCATATGATCCACCAATTGGATCAGCAAGGCGTCGCATTGACGTCGGAGAAGCTGACGGAAGAGTACTATGCGTTGAACAAAAAGTATTTTGGCGATGACTTGGTCGTAGATGAGGAAATCGGCTTGGAATGGGCCCGGATTCCTCACTTCTATTATAATTATTATGTGTATCAATACGCGACAGGTTACAGCGCGGCCGTGGCCCTCAGCCATCAGATTCTGACAGAAGGGGAGCCGGCGGTCGAGCGGTACATCAATAATTTCTTGAAAGCAGGATCCTCCGATTACCCAATCGAAGTCCTGAAAAAGGCAGGCGTCGACATGACAAGCGCCGCCCCAATCGAAGAAGCATGCCGGGTCTTCGAAGAAAGACTGAACGAACTGGAATCTTTATTACTGAAGTAA